One window of the Zea mays cultivar B73 chromosome 3, Zm-B73-REFERENCE-NAM-5.0, whole genome shotgun sequence genome contains the following:
- the LOC103651272 gene encoding phospholipase A1-II 5 — protein MDASQGVLLSSSLVGGAKGSASWPELLGSAHWEGLLDPLDLTLRRLILLCGDLCQVTYDSFNSDTHSKYCGSCRYSRSTLFARTLFPAAADIFPAAYLYATSQSSFPGGIMVFSLSREAWNKESNWIGYVSVSTDAAAAATGQRVIYVAWRGTIRTLEWVDVLKPELVSPDAILPEGDPARGHARVMEGWYLIYTSSDERSPFSKYSAREQLLAAVRELVARYKGESLSIVCTGHSLGASLATLSAFDFAVNGVSRVGGADIPVTAIVFGSPQIGNPEFKKRFEELPNLRALHVRNMPDVIPLYPSGLLGYANAGDLLAVDSKKSPYVKHDSTNVGDYHNLQGILHTVAGWNGKDGEFKLQVHRSVALVNKSSAFLTDDNLVPESWWVERNKGMVIGETGLWQLEPPGEEPVPPFVTGKVIDDDDHVAATTTTTATASKETKTPVKDKNRLGTQLFSACFRGVNQSVDN, from the coding sequence ATGGACGCGAGCCAGGGCGTCCTCCTGTCCAGCTCCCTGGTCGGCGGCGCCAAGGGCTCCGCGTCATGGCCGGAGCTGCTCGGCTCCGCGCACTGGGAGGGCCTCCTCGATCCTCTCGATCTCACGCTCCGCCGCCTCATCCTGCTCTGCGGCGACCTCTGCCAGGTCACCTACGATTCCTTCAACTCCGACACCCACTCCAAGTACTGTGGCAGCTGCCGCTACTCCAGGTCCACGCTCTTCGCCCGCACGCTGTTCCCGGCCGCCGCCGACATCTTCCCGGCGGCGTACCTCTACGCAACCTCCCAGTCGTCGTTCCCGGGCGGTATCATGGTGTTCTCGCTCTCCCGCGAGGCGTGGAACAAGGAGTCCAACTGGATCGGCTACGTCTCCGTGTCCACAGACGCCGCCGCGGCCGCCACGGGCCAGCGCGTCATCTACGTCGCGTGGCGCGGCACCATCCGGACGCTGGAGTGGGTCGACGTGCTCAAGCCGGAGCTCGTCTCGCCCGACGCCATCCTGCCGGAAGGGGACCCGGCCCGCGGCCACGCTCGCGTGATGGAGGGGTGGTACCTCATCTACACCTCCAGCGACGAGCGGTCGCCCTTCTCCAAGTACAGCGCGCGGGAGCAGCTGCTCGCCGCGGTGCGCGAGCTGGTGGCCCGGTACAAGGGCGAGAGCCTCAGCATCGTGTGCACCGGCCACAGCCTCGGCGCGTCGCTGGCCACGCTGTCCGCGTTCGACTTCGCGGTGAACGGCGTGTCCAGGGTCGGCGGCGCCGACATCCCCGTCACGGCCATCGTGTTCGGGAGCCCGCAGATCGGGAACCCGGAGTTCAAGAAGAGGTTCGAGGAGCTGCCCAACCTGCGGGCGCTGCACGTCAGGAACATGCCCGACGTGATCCCGCTGTACCCGAGCGGCCTCCTGGGCTACGCAAACGCCGGCGACCTCCTGGCCGTGGACTCCAAGAAGTCACCGTACGTGAAGCACGACTCCACCAACGTCGGGGACTACCACAACCTGCAGGGCATCCTGCACACGGTGGCGGGCTGGAACGGGAAGGACGGCGAGTTCAAGCTGCAGGTGCACCGCAGCGTGGCGCTGGTCAACAAGTCGTCCGCGTTCCTCACTGACGACAACCTCGTGCCGGAGTCGTGGTGGGTGGAGCGGAACAAGGGGATGGTCATCGGAGAAACCGGGCTGTGGCAGCTCGAACCGCCTGGCGAGGAGCCCGTACCCCCGTTCGTGACCGGGAAGGTCATCGATGACGACGACCATGtcgctgccaccaccaccactactGCCACGGCTAGTAAGGAGACGAAGACACCGGTCAAGGATAAGAATCGGCTCGGGACTCAGCTTTTCTCGGCATGCTTTAGAGGGGTCAATCAGTCTGTCGATAACTGA